The Prevotella sp. oral taxon 299 str. F0039 genome has a segment encoding these proteins:
- a CDS encoding LacI family DNA-binding transcriptional regulator, translated as MKDSPPLTMKDIAQELGVSVATVSRALKDSPKISAKKREEIKAFAKEKNFCPNIVAKNLRNSKTEPIKLIGVIIPKFSHSYFASILSGIEEKASTKGYHIIATQSNENYEQEVEICKSLLENKVCGIIVSQAKNTFSYDHFQNIINHNIPLVFYDRICTGINSSRVVVDDYTGAYTAVEYLIKTGCKRIAFYGSSMKLEITKNRYNGYKDALIKNGLSLDERFIKQCDNRTDAEDITPHLLTLEDRPDAFFAINDETAIGILYTVKRMKLHVPEDVSICGFSNGGICMACDPMLTSVDQHGFALGEEAAQVLIDKVEGVIPESKIEKRIVRTRLILRGTTR; from the coding sequence ATGAAAGATTCTCCACCTCTAACAATGAAAGATATTGCACAGGAGCTTGGTGTTTCTGTAGCTACTGTATCTCGTGCCCTTAAAGATTCTCCCAAAATCAGTGCAAAAAAACGTGAGGAGATCAAGGCTTTTGCAAAAGAAAAGAATTTTTGCCCGAACATTGTGGCAAAGAATTTACGCAATAGTAAAACTGAACCTATAAAGCTTATTGGGGTGATTATTCCAAAATTCAGCCATTCTTATTTTGCTTCAATCTTAAGTGGTATCGAAGAAAAAGCATCTACTAAAGGTTACCATATTATTGCAACGCAGAGCAACGAAAATTATGAACAAGAAGTAGAAATATGTAAATCTTTATTAGAGAACAAGGTTTGTGGCATCATAGTTTCTCAAGCTAAAAACACGTTTTCATATGATCACTTTCAAAATATCATCAATCATAATATTCCATTGGTATTTTATGATCGTATTTGCACAGGCATAAATAGCTCTAGAGTGGTCGTAGATGATTATACAGGGGCATACACTGCTGTAGAATATCTTATAAAAACAGGTTGTAAAAGGATTGCCTTTTATGGCTCCTCTATGAAACTCGAAATAACCAAAAATCGCTATAATGGCTATAAAGATGCACTTATTAAGAATGGTTTATCACTTGACGAACGCTTCATTAAGCAATGTGATAATCGTACAGATGCCGAGGATATCACACCTCATTTACTAACACTTGAGGACAGGCCTGATGCTTTTTTTGCCATTAACGATGAAACCGCAATAGGTATTCTCTACACAGTTAAAAGAATGAAACTTCATGTTCCTGAAGATGTTAGCATTTGCGGATTCTCAAATGGAGGCATTTGTATGGCTTGCGATCCTATGCTTACATCTGTCGACCAACATGGTTTTGCACTCGGAGAAGAAGCTGCTCAGGTTCTAATAGATAAAGTTGAGGGAGTTATTCCCGAAAGTAAGATAGAAAAAAGAATTGTAAGAACCCGACTTATCCTTAGAGGAACAACCCGATAA